In Physeter macrocephalus isolate SW-GA chromosome 2, ASM283717v5, whole genome shotgun sequence, a single window of DNA contains:
- the ILF3 gene encoding interleukin enhancer-binding factor 3 isoform X4, producing MRPVRIFVNDDRHVMAKHSSVYPTQEELEAVQNMVSHTERALKAVSDWIDEQEKGSGDHAESENVDVPPEDETKEGAGEQKAEHVTRTLRGVMRVGLVAKGLLLKGDLDLELVLLCKEKPTTALLDKVADNLAIQLAAVTDDKYEILQSVDDAAIVIKNTKEPPLSLTIHLTSPVVREEMEKVLAGETLSVNDPPDVLDRQKCLAALASLRHAKWFQARANGLKSCVIVIRVLRDLCTRVPTWGPLRGWPLELLCEKSIGTANRPMGAGEALRRVLECLASGIVMPDGSGIYDPCEKEATDAIGHLDRQQREDITQSAQHALRLAAFGQLHKVLGMDPLPSKMPKKPKNENPVDYTVQIPPSTTYAITPMKRPMEEDGEEKSPSKKKKKIQKKEEKAEPPQAMNALMRLNQLKPGLQYKLVSQTGPVHAPIFTMSVEVDGNSFEASGPSKKTAKLHVAVKVLQDMGLPTGAEGRDSSKGEDSAEETEAKPAVVAPPPVVEAVSTPSAAFPSDPTAEQGPILTKHGKNPVMELNEKRRGLKYELISETGGSHDKRFVMEVEVDGQKFQGAGSNKKVAKAYAALAALEKLFPDAPLALEANKKKRAPVPVRGGPKFAAKPHNPGFGMGGPMHNEVPPPPNLRGRGRGGNIRGRGRGRGFGGANHGGYMNAGAGYGSYGYGGNSATAGYSDFFTDCYGYHDFGSS from the exons atg CGTCCAGTGAGAATTTTTGTGAATGATGATCGCCACGTGATGGCAAAGCATTCTTCCGTTTATCCAACACAAGAGGAGCTGGAGGCAGTCCAGAACATGGTGTCCCACACGGAGCGGGCTCTCAAAGCTGTGTCCGACTGGATCGATGAGCAGGAGAAAGGCAGCGGCGATCACGCCGAGTCCGAGAATGTGGATGTGCCCCCAGAGGACGAGACCAAAGAAGGGGCCGG GGAGCAGAAGGCAGAGCACGTGACCAGAACCCTGAGGGGCGTGATGCGCGTTGGCCTCGTGGCAAAGGGCCTGCTGCTCAAGGGGGACCTGGACCTGGAGCTGGTGCTGCTGTGTAAGGAGAAGCCCACGACCGCCCTCCTGGACAAGGTGGCTGACAACCTGGCCATCCAGCTCGCT GCTGTTACAGATGACAAGTACGAAATACTCCAATCTGTCGACGATGCTGCGATTGtgataaaaaacacaaaagagcctCCATTGTCCCTGACCATCCACCTGACATCCCCTGTTGtcagagaagaaatggagaaagtatTAGCTGGAG AAACGCTATCAGTCAACGATCCCCCGGACGTTCTGGACAGGCAGAAATGCCTTGCTGCCTTGGCGTCCCTCCGACACGCCAAGTGGTTCCAG GCCAGAGCCAACGGGCTGAAGTCGTGTGTCATTGTCATCCGGGTCCTGAGGGACCTGTGCACCCGCGTTCCCACCTGGGGTCCCCTCAGAGGATGG CCCCTTGAGCTTCTCTGTGAGAAGTCCATCGGCACAGCCAACAGACCAATGGGTGCCGGCGAGGCCCTGCGGAGAGTGCTGGAGTGCCTGGCTTCGGGCATCGTGATGCCAG ATGGTTCTGGCATTTATGACCCTTGTGAAAAAGAAGCCACTGATGCTATTGGGCATCTAGACAGACAGCAACGGGAAGATATCACACAGAGTGCGCAG CATGCTCTGCGACTTGCTGCGTTTGGCCAGCTCCATAAGGTCCTGGGTATGGACCCCCTGCCTTCGAAGATGCCCAAAAAACCAAAGAATGAAAACCCAGTGGACTACACAG TTCAAATACCCCCCAGTACCACCTACGCCATTACGCCCATGAAACGCCCAATGGAGGAAGATGGGGAGGAAAAGTCTCCcagcaaaaagaagaagaagattcaGAAGAAAG AGGAGAAAGCAGAGCCTCCCCAAGCGATGAATGCCCTGATGAGACTGAACCAGCTCAAGCCAGGGCTGCAGTACAAACTGGTTTCCCAGACCGGTCCAGTTCACGCCCCCATCTTCACCATGTCAGTGGAGGTAGACGGCAACTCATTCGAGGCCTCTGGGCCCTCCAAAAAGACTGCCAAGTTGCACGTGGCCGTTAAG GTGTTACAGGACATGGGCTTGCCCACGGGTGCCGAAGGCAGAGACTCCAGCAAGGGGGAAGACTCAGCTGAGGAGACAGAGGCGAAGCCAGCCGTGGTGGCCCCTCCACCAGTGGTGGAAGCTGTCTCGACCCCCAGCGCTGCCTTCCCCTCAGATCCCACTGCCGAG CAGGGGCCGATCCTGACCAAGCATGGCAAGAACCCTGTTATGGAACTTAACGAAAAGAGGCGTGGTCTCAAGTATGAGCTCATCTCAGAGACAGGGGGCAGCCATGACAAGCGCTTCGTCATGGAG GTCGAGGTGGACGGACAGAAGTTTCAAGGCGCTGGCTCAAACAAAAAGGTGGCCAAAGCATATGCCGCCCTTGCTGCGCTAGAAAAACTGTTCCCCGATGCTCCTCTAGCCCTCGAGGCCAACAAGAAGAAGAGAGCCCCCGTGCCTGTGAGAGGTGGACCTAAATTTGCTGCTAAG CCACATAACCCTGGGTTCGGCATGGGTGGCCCCATGCACAATGAagtgcccccgccccccaatcTCCGAGGacggggaagaggagggaacatcCGAGGtcgagggagagggagaggcttTGGTGGCGCCAACCATGGAGGCTACATGAATGCTG GCGCCGGGTATGGCAGCTACGGGTATGGAGGCAACTCGGCGACCGCCGGCTACA GTGACTTTTTCACAGACTGCTACGGCTATCATGATTTTGGGTCTTCCTAG
- the ILF3 gene encoding interleukin enhancer-binding factor 3 isoform X1 has product MRPVRIFVNDDRHVMAKHSSVYPTQEELEAVQNMVSHTERALKAVSDWIDEQEKGSGDHAESENVDVPPEDETKEGAGEQKAEHVTRTLRGVMRVGLVAKGLLLKGDLDLELVLLCKEKPTTALLDKVADNLAIQLAAVTDDKYEILQSVDDAAIVIKNTKEPPLSLTIHLTSPVVREEMEKVLAGETLSVNDPPDVLDRQKCLAALASLRHAKWFQARANGLKSCVIVIRVLRDLCTRVPTWGPLRGWPLELLCEKSIGTANRPMGAGEALRRVLECLASGIVMPDGSGIYDPCEKEATDAIGHLDRQQREDITQSAQHALRLAAFGQLHKVLGMDPLPSKMPKKPKNENPVDYTVQIPPSTTYAITPMKRPMEEDGEEKSPSKKKKKIQKKEEKAEPPQAMNALMRLNQLKPGLQYKLVSQTGPVHAPIFTMSVEVDGNSFEASGPSKKTAKLHVAVKVLQDMGLPTGAEGRDSSKGEDSAEETEAKPAVVAPPPVVEAVSTPSAAFPSDPTAENVKQQGPILTKHGKNPVMELNEKRRGLKYELISETGGSHDKRFVMEVEVDGQKFQGAGSNKKVAKAYAALAALEKLFPDAPLALEANKKKRAPVPVRGGPKFAAKPHNPGFGMGGPMHNEVPPPPNLRGRGRGGNIRGRGRGRGFGGANHGGYMNAGAGYGSYGYGGNSATAGYSQFYSNGGHSGNAGGGGGGGGGGGSSGYGSYYQGDNYNSPVPPKHAGKKQPHGGQQKPSYGSGYQSHQGQQQSYNQSQYSNYGPPQGKQKGYNHGQGNYSSYSNSYNSPGGGGGSDYSYESKFNYSGSGGRSGGNSYGSGGSSYNPGSHGGYGGGSGGGSSYQGKQGGPGAAGSTAWGALNSEPAGATWIP; this is encoded by the exons atg CGTCCAGTGAGAATTTTTGTGAATGATGATCGCCACGTGATGGCAAAGCATTCTTCCGTTTATCCAACACAAGAGGAGCTGGAGGCAGTCCAGAACATGGTGTCCCACACGGAGCGGGCTCTCAAAGCTGTGTCCGACTGGATCGATGAGCAGGAGAAAGGCAGCGGCGATCACGCCGAGTCCGAGAATGTGGATGTGCCCCCAGAGGACGAGACCAAAGAAGGGGCCGG GGAGCAGAAGGCAGAGCACGTGACCAGAACCCTGAGGGGCGTGATGCGCGTTGGCCTCGTGGCAAAGGGCCTGCTGCTCAAGGGGGACCTGGACCTGGAGCTGGTGCTGCTGTGTAAGGAGAAGCCCACGACCGCCCTCCTGGACAAGGTGGCTGACAACCTGGCCATCCAGCTCGCT GCTGTTACAGATGACAAGTACGAAATACTCCAATCTGTCGACGATGCTGCGATTGtgataaaaaacacaaaagagcctCCATTGTCCCTGACCATCCACCTGACATCCCCTGTTGtcagagaagaaatggagaaagtatTAGCTGGAG AAACGCTATCAGTCAACGATCCCCCGGACGTTCTGGACAGGCAGAAATGCCTTGCTGCCTTGGCGTCCCTCCGACACGCCAAGTGGTTCCAG GCCAGAGCCAACGGGCTGAAGTCGTGTGTCATTGTCATCCGGGTCCTGAGGGACCTGTGCACCCGCGTTCCCACCTGGGGTCCCCTCAGAGGATGG CCCCTTGAGCTTCTCTGTGAGAAGTCCATCGGCACAGCCAACAGACCAATGGGTGCCGGCGAGGCCCTGCGGAGAGTGCTGGAGTGCCTGGCTTCGGGCATCGTGATGCCAG ATGGTTCTGGCATTTATGACCCTTGTGAAAAAGAAGCCACTGATGCTATTGGGCATCTAGACAGACAGCAACGGGAAGATATCACACAGAGTGCGCAG CATGCTCTGCGACTTGCTGCGTTTGGCCAGCTCCATAAGGTCCTGGGTATGGACCCCCTGCCTTCGAAGATGCCCAAAAAACCAAAGAATGAAAACCCAGTGGACTACACAG TTCAAATACCCCCCAGTACCACCTACGCCATTACGCCCATGAAACGCCCAATGGAGGAAGATGGGGAGGAAAAGTCTCCcagcaaaaagaagaagaagattcaGAAGAAAG AGGAGAAAGCAGAGCCTCCCCAAGCGATGAATGCCCTGATGAGACTGAACCAGCTCAAGCCAGGGCTGCAGTACAAACTGGTTTCCCAGACCGGTCCAGTTCACGCCCCCATCTTCACCATGTCAGTGGAGGTAGACGGCAACTCATTCGAGGCCTCTGGGCCCTCCAAAAAGACTGCCAAGTTGCACGTGGCCGTTAAG GTGTTACAGGACATGGGCTTGCCCACGGGTGCCGAAGGCAGAGACTCCAGCAAGGGGGAAGACTCAGCTGAGGAGACAGAGGCGAAGCCAGCCGTGGTGGCCCCTCCACCAGTGGTGGAAGCTGTCTCGACCCCCAGCGCTGCCTTCCCCTCAGATCCCACTGCCGAG AACGTAAAACAGCAGGGGCCGATCCTGACCAAGCATGGCAAGAACCCTGTTATGGAACTTAACGAAAAGAGGCGTGGTCTCAAGTATGAGCTCATCTCAGAGACAGGGGGCAGCCATGACAAGCGCTTCGTCATGGAG GTCGAGGTGGACGGACAGAAGTTTCAAGGCGCTGGCTCAAACAAAAAGGTGGCCAAAGCATATGCCGCCCTTGCTGCGCTAGAAAAACTGTTCCCCGATGCTCCTCTAGCCCTCGAGGCCAACAAGAAGAAGAGAGCCCCCGTGCCTGTGAGAGGTGGACCTAAATTTGCTGCTAAG CCACATAACCCTGGGTTCGGCATGGGTGGCCCCATGCACAATGAagtgcccccgccccccaatcTCCGAGGacggggaagaggagggaacatcCGAGGtcgagggagagggagaggcttTGGTGGCGCCAACCATGGAGGCTACATGAATGCTG GCGCCGGGTATGGCAGCTACGGGTATGGAGGCAACTCGGCGACCGCCGGCTACA GTCAGTTCTACAGCAACGGAGGGCATTCTGGGAATGCCGgtggtggtggcggcggcgggggcggtggTGGCTCTTCTGGCTACGGTTCCTACTACCAAGGTGACAACTACAACTCACCAGTGCCCCCGAAACATGCCGGGAAGAAGCAGCCGCACGGGGGCCAGCAGAAGCCCTCCTACGGCTCGGGCTACCAGTCCCACCAAGGCCAGCAGCAGTCCTACAACCAGAGCCAGTACAGCAACTACGGCCCCCCGCAGGGCAAGCAGAAAGGCTATAATCATGGACAAGGCAACTACTCCTCCTACTCAAACTCCTACAACTCCCCCGGAGGCGGGGGCGGATCAGACTACAGCTACGAGAGCAAATTCA ACTACAGTGGTAGTGGAGGCCGAAGCGGCGGGAACAGCTACGGCTCAGGCGGGTCGTCCTACAATCCAGGGTCACACGGGGGCTACGGCGGAGGTTCTGGGGGCGGCTCCTCATACCAAGGCAAACAAGGTGGGCCTGGGGCAGCAGGCAGCACAGCATGGGGGGCCTTAAACTCAGAGCCAGCAGGGGCCACATGGATTCCATGA
- the ILF3 gene encoding interleukin enhancer-binding factor 3 isoform X3, with translation MRPVRIFVNDDRHVMAKHSSVYPTQEELEAVQNMVSHTERALKAVSDWIDEQEKGSGDHAESENVDVPPEDETKEGAGEQKAEHVTRTLRGVMRVGLVAKGLLLKGDLDLELVLLCKEKPTTALLDKVADNLAIQLAAVTDDKYEILQSVDDAAIVIKNTKEPPLSLTIHLTSPVVREEMEKVLAGETLSVNDPPDVLDRQKCLAALASLRHAKWFQARANGLKSCVIVIRVLRDLCTRVPTWGPLRGWPLELLCEKSIGTANRPMGAGEALRRVLECLASGIVMPDGSGIYDPCEKEATDAIGHLDRQQREDITQSAQHALRLAAFGQLHKVLGMDPLPSKMPKKPKNENPVDYTVQIPPSTTYAITPMKRPMEEDGEEKSPSKKKKKIQKKEEKAEPPQAMNALMRLNQLKPGLQYKLVSQTGPVHAPIFTMSVEVDGNSFEASGPSKKTAKLHVAVKVLQDMGLPTGAEGRDSSKGEDSAEETEAKPAVVAPPPVVEAVSTPSAAFPSDPTAENVKQQGPILTKHGKNPVMELNEKRRGLKYELISETGGSHDKRFVMEVEVDGQKFQGAGSNKKVAKAYAALAALEKLFPDAPLALEANKKKRAPVPVRGGPKFAAKPHNPGFGMGGPMHNEVPPPPNLRGRGRGGNIRGRGRGRGFGGANHGGYMNAGAGYGSYGYGGNSATAGYSDFFTDCYGYHDFGSS, from the exons atg CGTCCAGTGAGAATTTTTGTGAATGATGATCGCCACGTGATGGCAAAGCATTCTTCCGTTTATCCAACACAAGAGGAGCTGGAGGCAGTCCAGAACATGGTGTCCCACACGGAGCGGGCTCTCAAAGCTGTGTCCGACTGGATCGATGAGCAGGAGAAAGGCAGCGGCGATCACGCCGAGTCCGAGAATGTGGATGTGCCCCCAGAGGACGAGACCAAAGAAGGGGCCGG GGAGCAGAAGGCAGAGCACGTGACCAGAACCCTGAGGGGCGTGATGCGCGTTGGCCTCGTGGCAAAGGGCCTGCTGCTCAAGGGGGACCTGGACCTGGAGCTGGTGCTGCTGTGTAAGGAGAAGCCCACGACCGCCCTCCTGGACAAGGTGGCTGACAACCTGGCCATCCAGCTCGCT GCTGTTACAGATGACAAGTACGAAATACTCCAATCTGTCGACGATGCTGCGATTGtgataaaaaacacaaaagagcctCCATTGTCCCTGACCATCCACCTGACATCCCCTGTTGtcagagaagaaatggagaaagtatTAGCTGGAG AAACGCTATCAGTCAACGATCCCCCGGACGTTCTGGACAGGCAGAAATGCCTTGCTGCCTTGGCGTCCCTCCGACACGCCAAGTGGTTCCAG GCCAGAGCCAACGGGCTGAAGTCGTGTGTCATTGTCATCCGGGTCCTGAGGGACCTGTGCACCCGCGTTCCCACCTGGGGTCCCCTCAGAGGATGG CCCCTTGAGCTTCTCTGTGAGAAGTCCATCGGCACAGCCAACAGACCAATGGGTGCCGGCGAGGCCCTGCGGAGAGTGCTGGAGTGCCTGGCTTCGGGCATCGTGATGCCAG ATGGTTCTGGCATTTATGACCCTTGTGAAAAAGAAGCCACTGATGCTATTGGGCATCTAGACAGACAGCAACGGGAAGATATCACACAGAGTGCGCAG CATGCTCTGCGACTTGCTGCGTTTGGCCAGCTCCATAAGGTCCTGGGTATGGACCCCCTGCCTTCGAAGATGCCCAAAAAACCAAAGAATGAAAACCCAGTGGACTACACAG TTCAAATACCCCCCAGTACCACCTACGCCATTACGCCCATGAAACGCCCAATGGAGGAAGATGGGGAGGAAAAGTCTCCcagcaaaaagaagaagaagattcaGAAGAAAG AGGAGAAAGCAGAGCCTCCCCAAGCGATGAATGCCCTGATGAGACTGAACCAGCTCAAGCCAGGGCTGCAGTACAAACTGGTTTCCCAGACCGGTCCAGTTCACGCCCCCATCTTCACCATGTCAGTGGAGGTAGACGGCAACTCATTCGAGGCCTCTGGGCCCTCCAAAAAGACTGCCAAGTTGCACGTGGCCGTTAAG GTGTTACAGGACATGGGCTTGCCCACGGGTGCCGAAGGCAGAGACTCCAGCAAGGGGGAAGACTCAGCTGAGGAGACAGAGGCGAAGCCAGCCGTGGTGGCCCCTCCACCAGTGGTGGAAGCTGTCTCGACCCCCAGCGCTGCCTTCCCCTCAGATCCCACTGCCGAG AACGTAAAACAGCAGGGGCCGATCCTGACCAAGCATGGCAAGAACCCTGTTATGGAACTTAACGAAAAGAGGCGTGGTCTCAAGTATGAGCTCATCTCAGAGACAGGGGGCAGCCATGACAAGCGCTTCGTCATGGAG GTCGAGGTGGACGGACAGAAGTTTCAAGGCGCTGGCTCAAACAAAAAGGTGGCCAAAGCATATGCCGCCCTTGCTGCGCTAGAAAAACTGTTCCCCGATGCTCCTCTAGCCCTCGAGGCCAACAAGAAGAAGAGAGCCCCCGTGCCTGTGAGAGGTGGACCTAAATTTGCTGCTAAG CCACATAACCCTGGGTTCGGCATGGGTGGCCCCATGCACAATGAagtgcccccgccccccaatcTCCGAGGacggggaagaggagggaacatcCGAGGtcgagggagagggagaggcttTGGTGGCGCCAACCATGGAGGCTACATGAATGCTG GCGCCGGGTATGGCAGCTACGGGTATGGAGGCAACTCGGCGACCGCCGGCTACA GTGACTTTTTCACAGACTGCTACGGCTATCATGATTTTGGGTCTTCCTAG
- the ILF3 gene encoding interleukin enhancer-binding factor 3 isoform X2, with product MRPVRIFVNDDRHVMAKHSSVYPTQEELEAVQNMVSHTERALKAVSDWIDEQEKGSGDHAESENVDVPPEDETKEGAGEQKAEHVTRTLRGVMRVGLVAKGLLLKGDLDLELVLLCKEKPTTALLDKVADNLAIQLAAVTDDKYEILQSVDDAAIVIKNTKEPPLSLTIHLTSPVVREEMEKVLAGETLSVNDPPDVLDRQKCLAALASLRHAKWFQARANGLKSCVIVIRVLRDLCTRVPTWGPLRGWPLELLCEKSIGTANRPMGAGEALRRVLECLASGIVMPDGSGIYDPCEKEATDAIGHLDRQQREDITQSAQHALRLAAFGQLHKVLGMDPLPSKMPKKPKNENPVDYTVQIPPSTTYAITPMKRPMEEDGEEKSPSKKKKKIQKKEEKAEPPQAMNALMRLNQLKPGLQYKLVSQTGPVHAPIFTMSVEVDGNSFEASGPSKKTAKLHVAVKVLQDMGLPTGAEGRDSSKGEDSAEETEAKPAVVAPPPVVEAVSTPSAAFPSDPTAEQGPILTKHGKNPVMELNEKRRGLKYELISETGGSHDKRFVMEVEVDGQKFQGAGSNKKVAKAYAALAALEKLFPDAPLALEANKKKRAPVPVRGGPKFAAKPHNPGFGMGGPMHNEVPPPPNLRGRGRGGNIRGRGRGRGFGGANHGGYMNAGAGYGSYGYGGNSATAGYSQFYSNGGHSGNAGGGGGGGGGGGSSGYGSYYQGDNYNSPVPPKHAGKKQPHGGQQKPSYGSGYQSHQGQQQSYNQSQYSNYGPPQGKQKGYNHGQGNYSSYSNSYNSPGGGGGSDYSYESKFNYSGSGGRSGGNSYGSGGSSYNPGSHGGYGGGSGGGSSYQGKQGGPGAAGSTAWGALNSEPAGATWIP from the exons atg CGTCCAGTGAGAATTTTTGTGAATGATGATCGCCACGTGATGGCAAAGCATTCTTCCGTTTATCCAACACAAGAGGAGCTGGAGGCAGTCCAGAACATGGTGTCCCACACGGAGCGGGCTCTCAAAGCTGTGTCCGACTGGATCGATGAGCAGGAGAAAGGCAGCGGCGATCACGCCGAGTCCGAGAATGTGGATGTGCCCCCAGAGGACGAGACCAAAGAAGGGGCCGG GGAGCAGAAGGCAGAGCACGTGACCAGAACCCTGAGGGGCGTGATGCGCGTTGGCCTCGTGGCAAAGGGCCTGCTGCTCAAGGGGGACCTGGACCTGGAGCTGGTGCTGCTGTGTAAGGAGAAGCCCACGACCGCCCTCCTGGACAAGGTGGCTGACAACCTGGCCATCCAGCTCGCT GCTGTTACAGATGACAAGTACGAAATACTCCAATCTGTCGACGATGCTGCGATTGtgataaaaaacacaaaagagcctCCATTGTCCCTGACCATCCACCTGACATCCCCTGTTGtcagagaagaaatggagaaagtatTAGCTGGAG AAACGCTATCAGTCAACGATCCCCCGGACGTTCTGGACAGGCAGAAATGCCTTGCTGCCTTGGCGTCCCTCCGACACGCCAAGTGGTTCCAG GCCAGAGCCAACGGGCTGAAGTCGTGTGTCATTGTCATCCGGGTCCTGAGGGACCTGTGCACCCGCGTTCCCACCTGGGGTCCCCTCAGAGGATGG CCCCTTGAGCTTCTCTGTGAGAAGTCCATCGGCACAGCCAACAGACCAATGGGTGCCGGCGAGGCCCTGCGGAGAGTGCTGGAGTGCCTGGCTTCGGGCATCGTGATGCCAG ATGGTTCTGGCATTTATGACCCTTGTGAAAAAGAAGCCACTGATGCTATTGGGCATCTAGACAGACAGCAACGGGAAGATATCACACAGAGTGCGCAG CATGCTCTGCGACTTGCTGCGTTTGGCCAGCTCCATAAGGTCCTGGGTATGGACCCCCTGCCTTCGAAGATGCCCAAAAAACCAAAGAATGAAAACCCAGTGGACTACACAG TTCAAATACCCCCCAGTACCACCTACGCCATTACGCCCATGAAACGCCCAATGGAGGAAGATGGGGAGGAAAAGTCTCCcagcaaaaagaagaagaagattcaGAAGAAAG AGGAGAAAGCAGAGCCTCCCCAAGCGATGAATGCCCTGATGAGACTGAACCAGCTCAAGCCAGGGCTGCAGTACAAACTGGTTTCCCAGACCGGTCCAGTTCACGCCCCCATCTTCACCATGTCAGTGGAGGTAGACGGCAACTCATTCGAGGCCTCTGGGCCCTCCAAAAAGACTGCCAAGTTGCACGTGGCCGTTAAG GTGTTACAGGACATGGGCTTGCCCACGGGTGCCGAAGGCAGAGACTCCAGCAAGGGGGAAGACTCAGCTGAGGAGACAGAGGCGAAGCCAGCCGTGGTGGCCCCTCCACCAGTGGTGGAAGCTGTCTCGACCCCCAGCGCTGCCTTCCCCTCAGATCCCACTGCCGAG CAGGGGCCGATCCTGACCAAGCATGGCAAGAACCCTGTTATGGAACTTAACGAAAAGAGGCGTGGTCTCAAGTATGAGCTCATCTCAGAGACAGGGGGCAGCCATGACAAGCGCTTCGTCATGGAG GTCGAGGTGGACGGACAGAAGTTTCAAGGCGCTGGCTCAAACAAAAAGGTGGCCAAAGCATATGCCGCCCTTGCTGCGCTAGAAAAACTGTTCCCCGATGCTCCTCTAGCCCTCGAGGCCAACAAGAAGAAGAGAGCCCCCGTGCCTGTGAGAGGTGGACCTAAATTTGCTGCTAAG CCACATAACCCTGGGTTCGGCATGGGTGGCCCCATGCACAATGAagtgcccccgccccccaatcTCCGAGGacggggaagaggagggaacatcCGAGGtcgagggagagggagaggcttTGGTGGCGCCAACCATGGAGGCTACATGAATGCTG GCGCCGGGTATGGCAGCTACGGGTATGGAGGCAACTCGGCGACCGCCGGCTACA GTCAGTTCTACAGCAACGGAGGGCATTCTGGGAATGCCGgtggtggtggcggcggcgggggcggtggTGGCTCTTCTGGCTACGGTTCCTACTACCAAGGTGACAACTACAACTCACCAGTGCCCCCGAAACATGCCGGGAAGAAGCAGCCGCACGGGGGCCAGCAGAAGCCCTCCTACGGCTCGGGCTACCAGTCCCACCAAGGCCAGCAGCAGTCCTACAACCAGAGCCAGTACAGCAACTACGGCCCCCCGCAGGGCAAGCAGAAAGGCTATAATCATGGACAAGGCAACTACTCCTCCTACTCAAACTCCTACAACTCCCCCGGAGGCGGGGGCGGATCAGACTACAGCTACGAGAGCAAATTCA ACTACAGTGGTAGTGGAGGCCGAAGCGGCGGGAACAGCTACGGCTCAGGCGGGTCGTCCTACAATCCAGGGTCACACGGGGGCTACGGCGGAGGTTCTGGGGGCGGCTCCTCATACCAAGGCAAACAAGGTGGGCCTGGGGCAGCAGGCAGCACAGCATGGGGGGCCTTAAACTCAGAGCCAGCAGGGGCCACATGGATTCCATGA